The Osmerus eperlanus chromosome 12, fOsmEpe2.1, whole genome shotgun sequence genome has a segment encoding these proteins:
- the nlrc3 gene encoding NLR family CARD domain-containing protein 3, with protein MEKSSLCDFILDRNKRITWQGDCYVDLQSTHSNPSIKAEMEDVGWIKEHRGALCRFTTRHLLEGAVTHMRMLELLCADEETQIKAADKLQDQVDTFTTILMSKEPQASDALRAFIENYDSQVSQLITMHDDMVKEHKEVLQHRFGPHRDGLPAEHPGLNVASRALLLVDGLSDLQQKEHDLMQVEATRGTKRHHIRQLGLAKLLEPLSRISLPPRVSLTLGVSGIGKSTLVRAFVQLWCQGEICTDVSFILPLAFWELNALEKISAEKLVKLAFPHLLDPSLVLSGSCRTLLILDGLDEFRCPLDFSEAAPCNDPKKEVPIDDLVTNIIRGNLLPEAAVWVTSRPSVGSNVPGGLVDRVTEIPGFSQKDIQLFLNNCFSDKHLVGQIWAHLVSNKIFMVMSYVPGICWILASTARYLLQSGCQEGLPRTCTEFFSHFCSMKAEAGEPRGREPLKAEQLHGNRKLLGALGRLAFYGLLKHKHTFSEQDMRAYGVDLPSTQSSLGSGVLVCEESPVCVAFRFTHLSIQEFLAATYYHTSSKRAIFDLFTESAMSWPKIGFQNHFRSALQRSQQAEDGHLDVFVRFLAGLLCPTAVRPLAGLLALGKDDNGGLKGWAAGLLQSLLASGGAVVSLRSVNIAYCLQELQHTELLRSVEEDLKNGSLGGKLTRTHCVTLAYLLHVSPECTEETNLSSCMNIATVKSLLPQLLYCNHLRLENNHFKDDVMELLGSLLSAKDCHIQKLSLADNGITNKGAKALSRALLVNRTLSTLDLRGNRIGAKGAKFLAEALKMNQVLVSINFQNNQIEEEGARAMAEVLQSNRRLLSLNIQKNSIGPDGARWIANALKTNRTLTELILCSNQLGDKGTSALALALMGNHSLLSLHLQSNSISDKGMTALTKALRSNHGLLFLNLRENSIGMKGARDMAEALQENNSLRHLDLTANLLHDEGVKAIAGAIKVNQALTSLHLQWNFIKCTATKALADALLTNTTMQLLDLQENAIGDEGVEALAVALMTNTSLCTLCLQGVSAGRDGAIAMAEALMVNKSLHTLDLRGNTIGMEGAKALARALKTNRTLKSLNLQENSLGMDGAIFIATALKGNNQLTYINLQGNGIGESGAKVIADAIKTNSSDCMVEI; from the exons ATGGAGAAAAGTTCCCTTTGTGACTTTATCCTGGACCGAAACAAGCGCATCACATGGCAAGGGGACTGCTATGTAGACCTCCAGTCTACACACAGCAATCCATCCATAAAAGCAGAGATGGAAG ATGTTGGCTGGATCAAGGAGCACAGAGGAGCGCTTTGTCGTTTCACGACCAGACATCTCCTGGAGGGGGCCGTGACCCACATGCGGATGCTGGAACTGCTTTGTGCAGACGAGGAGACCCAGATCAAGGCAGCAGACAAGCTGCAGGACCAGGTTGACACATTCACCACCATCCTGATGAGCAAGGAGCCCCAGGCTTCTGACGCCCTCAGAGCGTTCATCGAGAACTACGACTCCCAGGTGTCCCAGCTTATCACGATGCATG ATGACATGGTGAAGGAGCACAAGGAGGTTCTACAGCATCGTTTCGGGCCTCACAGAGACGGCCTTCCAGCTGAACACCCCGGCCTGAACGTGGCCTCCAGAGCCCTGCTCCTGGTCGACGGCCTCTCAGACCtccagcagaaggaacacgACCTGATGCAGGTGGAGGCCACACGCGGGACTAAGAGACACCATATACGGCAGCTGGGTCTGGCCAAGCTCCTGGAACCTCTTTCCCGGATCAGTCTGCCCCCCAGGGTCTCCCTCACGTTGGGGGTGTCTGGTATCGGAAAGAGCACCTTGGTCCGTGCCTTTGTTCAGCTCTGGTGCCAAGGAGAGATCTGTACGGATGTGAGCTTCATCTTGCCCTTGGCTTTTTGGGAGTTGAATGCTTTGGAGAAGATCTCGGCGGAAAAGCTGGTGAAGCTGGCCTTCCCTCACCTACTTGATCCTAGTCTGGTCCTGAGTGGTTCCTGTCGGACGTTGCTTATATTGGACGGTCTGGATGAGTTCCGTTGTCCACTAGACTTTTCGGAGGCAGCACCTTGCAATGACCCCAAGAAGGAAGTGCCCATCGATGACTTGGTCACTAACATCATCAGAGGCAATCTCCTTCCGGAAGCAGCGGTTTGGGTAACATCAAGACCTTCCGTTGGTTCAAATGTCCCTGGTGGACTTGTCGACAGGGTGACGGAGATTCCTGGCTTCAGCCAGAAGGACATCCAGCTCTTTCTTAACAACTGTTTTTCTGACAAGCACTTGGTGGGTCAGATATGGGCCCACTTAGTGTCCAATAAGATATTCATGGTGATGTCTTATGTTCCTGGCATCTGTTGGATATTAGCCAGTACTGCTAGGTACCTCCTTCAGAGTGGCTGTCAGGAGGGACTACCAAGGACTTGCACAGAGTTCTTTTCCCATTTCTGCTCCATGAAGGCTGAAGCGGGAGAACCCAGAGGCAGAGAGCCTTTGAAGGCAGAACAGCTGCACGGAAACAGGAAGCTGCTGGGAGCGCTAGGCCGACTGGCCTTCTATGGACTCCTCAAGCACAAGCACACCTTCAGTGAGCAGGACATGAGGGCATATGGAGTGGACCTGCCGTCCACGCAAAGCAGCTTGGGAAGTGGAGTTTTGGTTTGCGAGGAATCTCCCGTCTGTGTTGCCTTCCGTTTCACCCACCTGTCCATCCAGGAGTTCTTGGCAGCCACGTACTATCACACCTCCTCCAAACGAGCCATCTTCGACTTGTTCACAGAGAGCGCCATGTCCTGGCCCAAGATCGGCTTCCAGAACCACTTCAGGAGCGCCCTGCAGCGCTCGCAGCAAGCTGAAGACGGCCACCTGGATGTGTTTGTACGCTTTCTGGCAGGTCTGCTGTGCCCAACGGCGGTGCGCCCACTAGCAGGACTGCTGGCACTGGGGAAGGATGACAATGGAGGACTAAAGGGATGGGCTGCGGGACTGCTGCAGAGCCTCCTGGCCAGCGGGGGCGCTGTGGTGTCACTGCGTTCCGTAAACATCGCCTACTGCTTACAGGaactgcagcacacagagctgctACGGAGCGTAGAAGAAGACCTGAAGAACGGAAGTCTTGGAGGGAAGCTGACTCGTACGCACTGCGTGACTCTGGCGTATCTGCTGCATGTGTCCCCAGAATGCACCGAGGAGACAAACCTGTCATCTTGTATGAACATCGCCACCGTGAAGAGCCTGCTGCCACAGTTGCTCTACTGTAACCATCTTAG GTTGGAGAATAATCATTTCAAAGATGATGTGATGGAACTCCTGGGGAGTTTGCTCAGTGCCAAGGACTGCCACATTCAGAAGCTAAG TCTGGCTGACAACGGCATCACCAACAAAGGAGCCAAGGCTTTGAGTCGGGCTTTGCTGGTTAACCGGACCTTATCCACACTTGA TCTCCGTGGCAACAGGATTGGTGCTAAAGGTGCCAAATTTCTCGCTGAGGCCCTCAAAATGAACCAAGTTTTGGTGTCTATCAA TTTTCAGAATAATCAGATCGAAGAGGAGGGAGCTCGAGCCATGGCTGAGGTTCTGCAGTCAAACCGCAGACTGCTTTCTCTCAA CATACAGAAGAATTCAATCGGACCAGATGGAGCCAGGTGGATTGCAAATGCGCTGAAGACAAACCGGACTCTTACAGAGCTAAT CCTGTGTAGTAACCAGCTAGGAGACAAAGGAACTTCAGCCCTGGCCCTGGCATTGATGGGCAaccacagcctcctctctctgca CCTCCAGAGTAACTCCATCAGTGACAAGGGAATGACCGCATTGACCAAGGCGCTGAGGTCAAACCACGGTCTCCTTTTCCTGAA CCTGCGAGAGAATTCTATCGGGATGAAGGGGGCGAGAGACATGGCCGAAGCACTGCAGGAGAACAACTCTCTCCGGCATTTGGA TCTTACAGCCAATCTGCTACACGATGAAGGAGTTAAAGCCATAGCTGGAGCAATTAAGGTCAATCAAGCACTCACTTCCTTACA CCTACAGTGGAATTTCATTAAGTGCACCGCCACCAAAGCCTTGGCTGATGCACTGCTAACCAACACCACCATGCAGCTTCTTGA ccTACAGGAGAATGCAATTGGAGATGAAGGGGTAGAAGCTCTGGCAGTGGCCTTAATGACCAACACATCTCTCTGTACTCTGTG TCTCCAGGGTGTATCAGCAGGCAGAGATGGAGCCATTGCCATGGCTGAGGCACTTATGGTCAACAAAAGCCTGCACACTTTGGA TCTCCGTGGCAACACGATAGGCATGGAGGGAGCCAAGGCTCTGGCCAGAGCGCTGAAAACCAACCGAACTCTCAAGTCTTTAAA TCTTCAGGAGAATTCTCTTGGTATGGATGGAGCCATATTCATCGCCACGGCTCTAAAAGGAAACAACCAACTAACTTACATAAA CTTGCAAGGGAATGGCATCGGCGAGTCGGGGGCAAAGGTCATCGCTGATGCAATCAAAACCAACTCCTCTGACTGCATGGTTGAGATCTGA
- the cluap1 gene encoding clusterin-associated protein 1 homolog isoform X1: MSFRDLRNFTEMMRALGYPRLISMENFRTPNFSLVAEILIWLVKRYEPQMDIPSDVDTESDRVFFIKAVAQFMATKAHIKVNTKRLYQADGYAVKEMLKITSVLYSAMVTKEMVTKEMASGDKVAEDNSKFKFDLASRIAELKAARQLASEITSKGASLFDLLGKEVDLREMRTAAIARPLEINETEKALRAAIKEVLENVEKTKDMLNNVSSDETSLEAKMEKRKQELERNQKRLQTLQSVRPAFMDEYEKIEEDLQKQYETYVEKFRNLRFLEQQLEDHHRLEQERFEETENTLRMMQHKLREEERRLMKNGAKDEDSDMDIPEDEGSDSDMEDRRPPKPRPTRNVPVTGRSGTQIIGNMQGGDSDEVSKVMEDSEIDVDEDDEEGDEEDEADDLEEDKDSLEAAASKPMRPPRGSLRPQLLEESDNDF, translated from the exons ATGTCCTTCAGAGACTTGCGAA ATTTTACAGAAATGATGCGAGCCCTGGGCTATCCTCGTTTAATATCCATGGAGAATTTTAGGACGCCCAACTTTTCTCTGGTGGCAGAAATTCTAATATGGCTGGTGAAAAG ATACGAACCCCAAATGGACATTCCAAGTGATGTGGACACAGAATCTGACAGAGTTTTCTTCATCAAAGCAGTGGCTCAATTCATG GCCACTAAAGCTCACATCAAAGTGAACACCAAGCGCCTGTACCAGGCTGATGGCTATGCGGTGAAAGAGATGCTAAAGATCACCTCAGTGCTGTACAGTGCCATGGTCACCAAGGAGATGGTCACCAAGGAGATGGCTTCCGGGGACAAAGTAGCAGAGGACAACAGCAAATTCAAGTTCGACCTGGCCTCAAGG ATTGCAGAGCTGAAAGCAGCTAGACAACTAGCATCGGAGATCACATCCAAGGGAGCATCTCTGTTTGACTTGTTGGGAAAGGAAGTTGACCTGAGG GAAATGAGAACTGCTGCTATCGCCAGACCACTGGAGATTAATGAGACTGAAAAGGCCCTGAGAGCAGCCATTAAGGAGGTTTTG GAGAATGTTGAGAAGACCAAAGACATGCTGAACAACGTCTCCTCAGATGAGACCAGTCTGGAGGCCaagatggagaagaggaaacaggagctggagaggaacCAGAAGAGGCTCCAGACGCTACAGAGTGTGCG ACCGGCTTTCATGGACGAGTACGAGAAGATCGAGGAGGATCTGCAGAAGCAGTACGAGACGTACGTGGAGAAGTTCCGTAACCTGAGGTTCCTGGAACAGCAGCTGGAGGACCACCACAGACTGGAGCAGGAGAGGTTTGAG GAGACAGAAAACACCTTGAGAATGATGCAGCACAAAttgcgagaggaggagaggagactgatGAAGAATGGGG CCAAAGACGAGGACTCGGACATGGACATCCCAGAGGACGAGGGCTCTGACAGTGACATGGAGGACCGCAGACCTCCTAAGCCACGGCCGACCCGTAACGTGCCCGTAACGG GAAGAAGTGGAACCCAAATCATCGGCAACATGCAGGGAGGAGACAGCGATGAGGTCAGTAAAGTG ATGGAGGACAGTGAGATCGATGTAGATGAGGACGACGAGGAAGgcgacgaggaggacgaggcagATGATCTGGAGGAAGATAAGGACAGTCTGGAAGCTGCTGCTTCCAAGCCAATGCGGCCCCCCAGAGGATCTCTGAGACCCCAGCTCCTGGAGGAAAGTGACAACGACTTCTGA
- the cluap1 gene encoding clusterin-associated protein 1 homolog isoform X2, translated as MSFRDLRNFTEMMRALGYPRLISMENFRTPNFSLVAEILIWLVKRYEPQMDIPSDVDTESDRVFFIKAVAQFMATKAHIKVNTKRLYQADGYAVKEMLKITSVLYSAMVTKEMVTKEMASGDKVAEDNSKFKFDLASRIAELKAARQLASEITSKGASLFDLLGKEVDLREMRTAAIARPLEINETEKALRAAIKEVLENVEKTKDMLNNVSSDETSLEAKMEKRKQELERNQKRLQTLQSVRPAFMDEYEKIEEDLQKQYETYVEKFRNLRFLEQQLEDHHRLEQERFEETENTLRMMQHKLREEERRLMKNGAKDEDSDMDIPEDEGSDSDMEDRRPPKPRPTRNVPVTGRSGTQIIGNMQGGDSDEMEDSEIDVDEDDEEGDEEDEADDLEEDKDSLEAAASKPMRPPRGSLRPQLLEESDNDF; from the exons ATGTCCTTCAGAGACTTGCGAA ATTTTACAGAAATGATGCGAGCCCTGGGCTATCCTCGTTTAATATCCATGGAGAATTTTAGGACGCCCAACTTTTCTCTGGTGGCAGAAATTCTAATATGGCTGGTGAAAAG ATACGAACCCCAAATGGACATTCCAAGTGATGTGGACACAGAATCTGACAGAGTTTTCTTCATCAAAGCAGTGGCTCAATTCATG GCCACTAAAGCTCACATCAAAGTGAACACCAAGCGCCTGTACCAGGCTGATGGCTATGCGGTGAAAGAGATGCTAAAGATCACCTCAGTGCTGTACAGTGCCATGGTCACCAAGGAGATGGTCACCAAGGAGATGGCTTCCGGGGACAAAGTAGCAGAGGACAACAGCAAATTCAAGTTCGACCTGGCCTCAAGG ATTGCAGAGCTGAAAGCAGCTAGACAACTAGCATCGGAGATCACATCCAAGGGAGCATCTCTGTTTGACTTGTTGGGAAAGGAAGTTGACCTGAGG GAAATGAGAACTGCTGCTATCGCCAGACCACTGGAGATTAATGAGACTGAAAAGGCCCTGAGAGCAGCCATTAAGGAGGTTTTG GAGAATGTTGAGAAGACCAAAGACATGCTGAACAACGTCTCCTCAGATGAGACCAGTCTGGAGGCCaagatggagaagaggaaacaggagctggagaggaacCAGAAGAGGCTCCAGACGCTACAGAGTGTGCG ACCGGCTTTCATGGACGAGTACGAGAAGATCGAGGAGGATCTGCAGAAGCAGTACGAGACGTACGTGGAGAAGTTCCGTAACCTGAGGTTCCTGGAACAGCAGCTGGAGGACCACCACAGACTGGAGCAGGAGAGGTTTGAG GAGACAGAAAACACCTTGAGAATGATGCAGCACAAAttgcgagaggaggagaggagactgatGAAGAATGGGG CCAAAGACGAGGACTCGGACATGGACATCCCAGAGGACGAGGGCTCTGACAGTGACATGGAGGACCGCAGACCTCCTAAGCCACGGCCGACCCGTAACGTGCCCGTAACGG GAAGAAGTGGAACCCAAATCATCGGCAACATGCAGGGAGGAGACAGCGATGAG ATGGAGGACAGTGAGATCGATGTAGATGAGGACGACGAGGAAGgcgacgaggaggacgaggcagATGATCTGGAGGAAGATAAGGACAGTCTGGAAGCTGCTGCTTCCAAGCCAATGCGGCCCCCCAGAGGATCTCTGAGACCCCAGCTCCTGGAGGAAAGTGACAACGACTTCTGA
- the LOC134031417 gene encoding glucagon receptor-like, with protein sequence MVYGKVLEETYLKWIQYREECRQMIQDEPFPQGLFCNRTFDRYACWPDGTPGALINVSCPSYLPWFDKVSHGVVLRQCGLNGRWVLIEDGQVWRDMSQCEDEPDVTSYELWFKQLMVSFKTLYTVGYTLSLCTLISALIILLGIRKLHCTRNYIHANLFVSFILRAVSVIVKDTMLERHWGREIMRQTDLGEMLSHQAAIGCRLAQVLMQYCVLANHYWFFGEAIYLYSVLIASVFIDHNKYLPYICLGWGTPLLFVIPWMLAKLLKENNECWAVNENMNYWWIIRFPILFASLINFMIFMKIVKVILSKLRASNQNGYPDYKFRLAKATLTLIPLFGIHEVIFIFATDEQTTDTLRYIKVFFTLFLNSFQGFLVAVLYCYSNKEVKTELRNKLRNWRMDVETMCCRQ encoded by the exons ATGGTCTATGGAAAGGTGCTGGAAGAAACCTACCTTAAATGGATCCAGTACCGAGAGGAGTGTAGACAAATGATTCAAGATGAGCCCTTTCCTCAAG GCCTTTTCTGCAACAGGACATTTGACCGATATGCCTGCTGGCCTGATGGGACACCAGGGGCTTTGATCAACGTGTCCTGTCCCTCCTACCTGCCTTGGTTTGACAAGG TGTCTCACGGTGTGGTGCTTCGCCAGTGTGGTCTTAACGGACGCTGGGTGCTGATTGAGGACGGACAGGTTTGGAGAGACATGTCCCAATGCGAGGACGAGCCGGATGTCACGTCTTACGAG CTGTGGTTCAAGCAGTTGATGGTGAGCTTCAAAACTCTCTACACAGTGGGctacaccctgtctctctgcaccCTGATCTCAGCTCTTATCATTCTCCTGGGAATAAG GAAACTACACTGCACCAGGAACTACATCCACGCCAATCTGTTTGTGTCTTTCATCTTGCGAGCTGTGTCAGTTATCGTCAAGGATACGATGCTGGAGCGTCACTGGGGCCGAGAGATCATGAGGCAGACGGACTTGGGAGAGATGCTAAGTCACCAG GCTGCAATTGGCTGCCGGTTAGCCCAGGTACTGATGCAGTACTGTGTTCTGGCCAATCATTATTGGTTTTTTGGAGAAGCCATCTACTTGTATTCCGTGCTGATTGCCTCAGTCTTCATAGACCACAACAAGTACCTCCCATACATCTGCCTTGGTTGGG GGACTCCTTTATTATTTGTCATACCTTGGATGTTGGCTAAACTGTTGAAAGAGAacaatga ATGCTGGGCTGTTAATGAGAACATGAACTACTGGTGGATAATTCGTTTTCCCATCCTGTTTGCTTCCTTG ATCAATTTTATGATATTCATGAAGATTGTGAAGGTTATACTCTCCAAACTGCGTGCCAGCAACCAGAATGGCTACCCTGATTACAAGTTCCG GCTGGCCAAGGCTACCTTGACACTCATCCCTCTGTTTGGTATACATGAAGTCATCTTCATCTTCGCTACTGATGAACAAACCACTGATACTCTGCGCTACATCAAAGTGTTTTTCACGCTGTTTCTCAACTCATTTCAG GGCTTTTTGGTGGCTGTGCTTTACTGTTACTCAAACAAAGAG GTAAAGACAGAGCTGCGAAATAAACTGCGTAACTGGAGGATGGATGTGGAGACCATGTGCTGTAGACAGTGA